One genomic region from Pseudomonas hormoni encodes:
- the trxB gene encoding thioredoxin-disulfide reductase, producing the protein MSESKHCRLIILGSGPAGYSAAVYAARANLKPVVITGIQAGGQLTTTVEVDNWPGDVEGLTGPVLMERMQKHAERFDTEIVYDHIHTAKLQQRPFELTGDGGTYTCDALIIATGASAQYLGLPSEEAFAGRGVSACATCDGFFYRNQVVAVVGGGNTAVEEALYLSNIAKEVHLIHRRDKLRSEKILQDKLFDKAANGNIRLHWNQNLDEVLGDASGVTGARLRDSHTGETSELPLAGVFIAIGHKPNTDLFIGQLNMHDGYLRVRGGSEGDATATEIPGVFAAGDVADHVYRQAVTSAGAGCMAALDAEKYLDDIPTV; encoded by the coding sequence ATGAGCGAATCCAAGCATTGCCGCCTGATCATTCTGGGTTCTGGCCCTGCCGGTTACAGCGCGGCCGTTTATGCCGCCCGTGCCAACCTCAAACCGGTGGTCATTACCGGGATACAGGCAGGTGGCCAGCTCACCACCACCGTCGAAGTCGACAACTGGCCCGGTGACGTCGAAGGCCTGACCGGCCCAGTGCTGATGGAACGCATGCAAAAACACGCCGAGCGCTTTGACACAGAGATCGTTTACGACCACATCCACACCGCCAAGTTGCAACAACGCCCGTTCGAACTTACCGGTGATGGCGGCACTTACACGTGCGATGCACTGATTATCGCCACCGGCGCTTCGGCGCAATACCTGGGCCTGCCCTCGGAAGAAGCCTTTGCCGGCAGAGGCGTTTCAGCCTGCGCGACATGTGACGGGTTCTTCTATCGCAACCAGGTGGTGGCCGTCGTCGGTGGCGGCAATACCGCCGTTGAAGAAGCGCTGTACTTGTCCAACATCGCCAAGGAAGTTCACCTGATTCACCGACGTGACAAGTTGCGCTCGGAGAAAATCCTTCAGGACAAACTCTTCGATAAAGCCGCCAACGGTAATATTCGCCTGCACTGGAATCAAAATCTCGACGAAGTCCTGGGCGATGCCAGCGGCGTGACCGGCGCCCGCCTGCGTGACAGCCATACCGGTGAAACCAGCGAACTGCCGCTGGCCGGCGTGTTCATCGCCATCGGTCACAAACCCAACACTGACCTGTTCATTGGCCAGTTGAACATGCACGACGGCTATCTGCGGGTCAGAGGCGGCAGCGAAGGCGATGCCACGGCCACCGAGATCCCCGGCGTGTTCGCCGCCGGTGATGTGGCGGATCACGTTTATCGTCAGGCCGTCACCTCCGCCGGGGCCGGTTGCATGGCCGCGCTGGACGCCGAAAAATACCTCGACGACATTCCGACCGTTTGA
- the clpA gene encoding ATP-dependent Clp protease ATP-binding subunit ClpA, with the protein MLNRELEVTLNLAFKEARSKRHEFMTVEHLLLALLDNEAAATVLRACGANLDKLKHDLQEFIDSTTPLIPVHDEDRETQPTLGFQRVLQRAVFHVQSSGKREVTGANVLVAIFSEQESQAVFLLKQQSVARIDVVNYIAHGISKVPGHGDHSEGEQDMQDDEGGESSSSGNPLDAYASNLNELARQGRIDPLVGRELEVERVAQILARRRKNNPLLVGEAGVGKTAIAEGLAKRIVDNQVPDLLANSVVYSLDLGALLAGTKYRGDFEKRFKALLNELKKRPQAILFIDEIHTIIGAGAASGGVMDASNLLKPLLSSGDIRCIGSTTFQEFRGIFEKDRALARRFQKVDVSEPSVEDTIGILRGLKGRFELHHNIEYSDEALRAAAELASRYINDRHMPDKAIDVIDEAGAYQRLQPIEKRVKRIEVPQVEDIVAKIARIPPKHVTSSDKELLRNLERDLKLTVFGQDAAIDSLSTAIKLSRAGLKSPDKPVGSFLFAGPTGVGKTEAARQLAKALGIELVRFDMSEYMERHTVSRLIGAPPGYVGFDQGGLLTEAITKQPHCVLLLDEIEKAHPEVFNLLLQVMDHGTLTDNNGRKADFRNVIVIMTTNAGAETAARASIGFTHQDHSSDAMEVIKKSFTPEFRNRLDTIIQFGRLSHEVIKSVVDKFLTELQAQLEDKRVQLEVTDAARSWLAAGGYDSAMGARPMARLIQDKIKRPLAEEILFGELADHGGVVHIDLKDGELTFEFETTAEMA; encoded by the coding sequence ATGTTAAACCGCGAGCTCGAAGTCACCCTCAATCTTGCCTTCAAGGAGGCCCGTTCGAAGCGTCATGAGTTCATGACCGTCGAGCATCTCCTGCTGGCCCTATTGGATAATGAGGCTGCCGCCACCGTTTTGCGTGCCTGCGGCGCAAACCTCGACAAACTCAAGCATGATCTGCAGGAGTTCATCGACTCCACCACGCCGTTGATCCCCGTACATGATGAGGATCGCGAGACCCAACCAACCCTGGGCTTCCAGCGTGTCCTGCAGCGTGCTGTTTTCCACGTACAGAGCTCGGGCAAACGCGAAGTGACTGGCGCCAACGTGCTGGTTGCGATCTTCAGTGAGCAAGAAAGTCAGGCAGTGTTTCTGCTGAAACAGCAGAGCGTTGCGCGCATCGATGTCGTCAACTACATCGCTCATGGCATTTCCAAAGTGCCGGGGCATGGCGATCACTCTGAAGGTGAGCAAGATATGCAGGACGATGAGGGCGGTGAGTCTTCTTCTTCAGGCAATCCTCTGGATGCTTATGCCAGCAACCTCAACGAACTTGCGCGCCAGGGTCGAATCGATCCGCTGGTCGGTCGTGAGCTCGAAGTCGAGCGTGTCGCGCAGATCCTCGCGCGCCGCCGCAAAAACAATCCGCTGCTGGTGGGCGAGGCGGGCGTGGGTAAAACCGCGATTGCCGAAGGCCTGGCCAAACGCATTGTCGACAACCAGGTGCCGGACCTGCTGGCCAACAGCGTGGTGTATTCCCTCGACCTGGGCGCCTTGCTGGCCGGGACCAAATACCGCGGCGATTTCGAGAAACGCTTCAAGGCGTTGCTCAACGAGCTGAAAAAACGTCCGCAGGCGATCCTGTTCATCGACGAGATCCACACCATCATTGGTGCGGGTGCCGCGTCCGGTGGCGTCATGGATGCCTCGAACCTGCTCAAGCCGCTGCTGTCGTCCGGTGATATTCGTTGCATCGGTTCGACCACCTTCCAGGAATTCCGCGGGATCTTCGAGAAGGACCGTGCCTTGGCACGACGCTTCCAGAAGGTCGATGTGTCGGAGCCTTCGGTGGAAGACACCATTGGCATCCTGCGCGGCCTGAAAGGGCGTTTCGAGCTCCATCACAATATCGAATACAGTGATGAAGCCCTGCGCGCCGCTGCCGAACTGGCCTCGCGTTATATCAATGACCGGCACATGCCGGACAAGGCGATCGACGTGATCGACGAGGCGGGTGCCTACCAGCGTCTGCAGCCGATCGAGAAACGCGTGAAACGCATCGAAGTGCCTCAGGTCGAGGACATCGTCGCGAAAATTGCGCGGATTCCGCCTAAGCACGTCACCAGTTCCGATAAAGAATTGCTGCGTAACCTTGAGCGTGACCTGAAGTTGACGGTGTTTGGTCAGGATGCCGCAATCGACTCGCTGTCGACCGCGATCAAACTGTCCCGTGCCGGCCTCAAGTCGCCTGACAAGCCTGTCGGTTCGTTCCTGTTCGCAGGCCCGACCGGTGTCGGTAAAACCGAAGCGGCGCGTCAGTTGGCCAAGGCGTTGGGCATCGAGCTGGTTCGTTTCGACATGTCCGAGTACATGGAGCGCCACACCGTATCGCGTCTGATCGGTGCGCCTCCTGGTTATGTCGGGTTTGATCAGGGCGGTCTGCTGACCGAAGCCATCACCAAGCAGCCTCACTGCGTGCTGTTGCTCGATGAGATCGAGAAGGCGCATCCGGAAGTCTTCAACCTGCTGCTGCAGGTCATGGACCACGGTACGCTGACTGATAACAACGGGCGCAAGGCGGATTTCCGTAACGTGATCGTCATCATGACGACCAACGCCGGTGCCGAAACCGCTGCGCGTGCTTCGATCGGTTTCACCCATCAGGACCACTCGTCCGATGCGATGGAAGTGATCAAGAAAAGCTTCACGCCAGAGTTCCGCAATCGTCTGGACACCATTATCCAGTTTGGTCGCCTCAGCCATGAGGTCATCAAAAGCGTGGTGGACAAGTTCCTTACCGAGCTTCAGGCGCAGCTGGAAGACAAGCGCGTGCAGCTGGAAGTGACCGACGCGGCGCGCAGCTGGCTGGCGGCGGGTGGCTATGACTCGGCAATGGGCGCTCGACCAATGGCGCGTTTGATCCAGGACAAGATCAAGCGTCCGCTGGCGGAAGAGATTCTCTTTGGCGAACTGGCCGACCATGGCGGCGTAGTACATATCGACCTGAAGGACGGCGAGCTTACCTTCGAGTTCGAAACTACGGCAGAAATGGCCTGA
- a CDS encoding DNA translocase FtsK translates to MKKSTAAPKPAVVPLWRQHLHYRLKEGALIAIGGLCLFLMMALLTYGKDDPGWSHNSKIDDVQNFGGPVGSYSADILFMVLGYFAYIFPLLLAIKAWQIFRQRHEPWQWSGWLFSWRLIGLVFLVLSGAALAHIHFHAATGLPAGAGGALGESLGDLARNALNIQGSTLLFIALFLFGLTVFTDLSWFKVMDVTGKITLDLFELFQGAANRWWAARVERKQLVAQLREVDDRVHDVVAPTVTDKREQAKVKERLIEREQALSKHMSDREKHVPPVIAPAPPKPAAPSQRVEKEKQAPLFVDSAVEGTLPPISILDPAEKKQLNYSPESLAAVGHLLEIKLKEFGVEVSVDSIHPGPVITRYEIQPAAGVKVSRISNLAKDLARSLAVTSVRVVEVIPGKTTVGIEIPNEDRQIVRFSEVLSTPEYDNFKSPVTLALGHDIGGKPVITDLAKMPHLLVAGTTGSGKSVGVNAMILSILFKSGPEDAKLIMIDPKMLELSIYEGIPHLLCPVVTDMKDAANALRWSVAEMERRYKLMAKMGVRNLSGFNAKVKEAQDAGTPLTDPLYKRESIHDEAPLLTKLPTIVVVVDEFADMMMIVGKKVEELIARIAQKARAAGIHLILATQRPSVDVITGLIKANIPTRMAFQVSSKIDSRTIIDQGGAEQLLGHGDMLYMPPGTSLPIRVHGAFVSDDEVHRVVEAWKLRGAPEYNDEILAGVEEAGSGFENGGGGGDDDAETDALYDEAVQFVLESRRASISAVQRKLKIGYNRAARMIEAMEMAGVVTSMNTNGSREVLAPGPVRD, encoded by the coding sequence TTGAAGAAATCCACCGCAGCACCTAAACCAGCCGTCGTTCCGCTTTGGCGCCAGCATTTGCACTACCGACTCAAGGAAGGTGCATTGATCGCCATCGGCGGCTTGTGCCTGTTCCTGATGATGGCCTTGCTGACTTACGGCAAGGACGATCCGGGCTGGAGCCATAACAGCAAGATCGACGATGTTCAGAACTTCGGCGGACCGGTCGGCTCCTACAGCGCCGATATCCTGTTCATGGTGCTGGGTTACTTCGCTTACATCTTCCCGCTGTTGCTGGCGATCAAGGCTTGGCAGATCTTCCGTCAACGCCACGAACCGTGGCAGTGGAGCGGCTGGCTGTTCTCCTGGCGCCTGATCGGTCTGGTGTTCCTGGTGCTGTCGGGCGCGGCACTCGCGCATATCCATTTCCATGCCGCGACCGGTCTGCCGGCCGGTGCGGGCGGGGCGCTGGGCGAAAGCCTTGGCGACCTGGCCCGGAACGCGCTGAACATTCAGGGCAGCACCTTGCTGTTCATTGCCCTGTTCCTGTTCGGCCTGACGGTGTTCACCGACCTGTCATGGTTCAAGGTGATGGACGTCACCGGCAAGATCACCCTCGACCTGTTCGAACTGTTCCAGGGTGCGGCCAATCGCTGGTGGGCCGCCCGTGTCGAGCGCAAGCAACTGGTTGCGCAGTTGCGTGAAGTCGACGATCGCGTGCATGACGTGGTCGCGCCGACCGTCACCGACAAACGCGAGCAGGCCAAGGTCAAGGAACGCCTGATCGAACGTGAGCAGGCCCTGAGCAAGCACATGTCGGACCGCGAGAAGCATGTGCCGCCCGTCATTGCCCCCGCGCCGCCGAAACCCGCAGCGCCGAGCCAACGCGTAGAAAAAGAGAAACAGGCGCCACTGTTTGTCGACAGCGCCGTCGAAGGCACCTTGCCGCCGATCTCGATTCTCGATCCCGCGGAAAAGAAACAACTCAATTACTCGCCTGAATCCCTGGCAGCCGTCGGCCATTTGCTGGAAATCAAGCTCAAGGAATTTGGCGTAGAAGTCTCGGTGGATTCGATTCATCCGGGGCCGGTGATTACCCGTTACGAAATCCAGCCTGCCGCCGGGGTCAAGGTCAGCCGCATCTCCAACCTGGCGAAAGACCTGGCGCGTTCCCTCGCCGTGACCAGCGTGCGGGTGGTGGAAGTGATTCCGGGCAAGACCACTGTCGGTATCGAGATTCCAAACGAAGACCGTCAGATCGTGCGCTTCTCCGAAGTGCTGTCGACGCCTGAGTACGACAACTTCAAATCCCCGGTGACCCTGGCCCTGGGCCACGACATCGGCGGCAAGCCGGTCATCACCGACCTGGCGAAAATGCCGCACTTGCTGGTGGCCGGTACGACCGGTTCCGGTAAGTCGGTGGGTGTGAACGCGATGATCCTGTCGATCCTGTTCAAGTCCGGCCCGGAAGACGCCAAGCTGATCATGATCGACCCGAAAATGCTTGAGCTGTCGATCTACGAAGGCATTCCGCACCTGCTGTGCCCGGTCGTGACCGACATGAAGGACGCGGCCAACGCCCTGCGCTGGAGCGTGGCGGAGATGGAGCGTCGCTACAAACTGATGGCGAAGATGGGCGTGCGCAACCTGTCGGGCTTCAACGCCAAGGTCAAGGAAGCCCAGGACGCCGGAACGCCGCTGACCGACCCTTTGTACAAGCGCGAAAGCATTCACGACGAAGCTCCGCTGCTGACCAAGCTGCCGACCATCGTTGTGGTCGTCGACGAATTTGCCGACATGATGATGATCGTTGGCAAGAAGGTTGAAGAGCTGATTGCCCGTATCGCCCAGAAGGCCCGAGCGGCCGGTATCCACTTGATCCTCGCGACCCAGCGTCCGTCGGTTGACGTGATCACCGGTCTGATCAAGGCGAACATTCCGACGCGTATGGCGTTCCAGGTGTCGAGCAAGATCGATTCGCGGACCATCATCGACCAGGGCGGTGCCGAGCAACTGTTGGGCCACGGTGACATGCTCTACATGCCGCCGGGCACCAGTCTGCCGATTCGGGTTCACGGCGCGTTCGTGTCCGATGACGAGGTTCACCGGGTGGTTGAAGCCTGGAAGCTGCGCGGTGCGCCGGAATACAACGACGAGATCCTGGCCGGTGTCGAAGAAGCCGGCAGCGGCTTTGAGAATGGCGGCGGTGGCGGTGATGACGATGCCGAAACCGATGCGCTCTACGACGAAGCGGTACAGTTCGTCCTGGAAAGCCGTCGTGCGTCCATCTCCGCGGTTCAGCGCAAGCTGAAAATCGGCTACAACCGCGCCGCACGCATGATCGAAGCCATGGAAATGGCCGGGGTCGTGACGTCCATGAACACCAACGGTTCCCGTGAAGTCCTGGCGCCTGGCCCGGTACGCGACTGA
- the aat gene encoding leucyl/phenylalanyl-tRNA--protein transferase has product MLTWLQRNTLTFPPLEKAMRDPNGLLAAGGDLSADRLIQAYRHGCFPWFSEGQPILWWSPDPRTVLFPDELHVSRSLNKLLRQQRYQVTFDQDFAAVIRACAAPRDYADGTWITEAMQNAYLALHQRGYAHSVEVWDQGELVGGLYGLAMGQLFFGESMFSRADNASKFGFATLVKHLKDSGFVLIDCQMPTDHLHSLGARAIPRREFARYLAQHLDQPNRASWVC; this is encoded by the coding sequence ATGCTGACTTGGTTACAACGCAATACCCTGACGTTCCCGCCGCTGGAAAAAGCCATGCGTGATCCCAACGGATTGCTGGCCGCGGGCGGCGATCTGTCCGCCGATCGTCTGATTCAGGCTTATCGCCACGGCTGCTTCCCCTGGTTCTCGGAAGGCCAGCCGATTCTCTGGTGGTCACCGGATCCGCGCACCGTGCTGTTTCCCGACGAACTGCATGTCTCGCGCAGCCTGAACAAGCTGCTGCGCCAGCAACGCTATCAAGTGACCTTTGATCAGGATTTTGCCGCGGTCATTCGCGCGTGTGCCGCGCCGCGGGATTACGCCGACGGGACCTGGATCACCGAAGCCATGCAGAACGCCTACCTCGCTCTGCACCAGCGTGGCTACGCGCATTCGGTTGAGGTCTGGGACCAGGGTGAACTGGTTGGCGGGCTGTATGGATTAGCGATGGGCCAGCTGTTTTTCGGCGAGTCCATGTTCAGCCGCGCCGACAATGCCTCCAAATTTGGCTTTGCCACCCTGGTCAAACATCTGAAAGACTCGGGTTTCGTGCTGATCGATTGCCAGATGCCCACCGACCATTTGCACAGTCTGGGCGCGCGAGCCATTCCTCGTCGTGAATTTGCCCGCTACCTGGCGCAGCATCTGGATCAGCCCAACCGCGCCAGCTGGGTTTGCTGA
- a CDS encoding cold shock domain-containing protein has translation MAVGKVKWFNNAKGFGFINTDAREGRDEDGKEIDFFAHFSAIEMGGYKTLKAGQAVNFEIVQGPKGLHAVKITAATVANEHTSPATRQDTVSN, from the coding sequence ATGGCAGTCGGTAAGGTGAAATGGTTCAACAATGCCAAAGGGTTCGGTTTCATTAACACCGACGCCAGAGAAGGTCGTGACGAGGACGGGAAAGAAATCGATTTCTTTGCCCATTTTTCCGCTATTGAAATGGGCGGGTACAAGACCCTCAAGGCCGGACAAGCCGTCAACTTCGAAATCGTTCAGGGCCCCAAAGGCCTGCACGCAGTGAAGATTACGGCTGCGACCGTTGCGAACGAACACACTTCGCCCGCCACCCGGCAGGACACAGTGTCGAACTGA
- a CDS encoding arginyltransferase, protein MTELARLKFYATQPHSCSYLPEEQATTLFLDPSQPMDVHVYADLSEMGFRRSGDHLYRPHCQNCNACVPARIPVAQFTPNRQQKRIFKRNADLQIRPAKPKFSEEYFDLYQRYIEQRHADGDMYPPSRDQFSTFLVRDLPFSRFYEFRLDSQLLAVAVTDLLPNGLSAVYTFYEPSEERRSLGRYAILWQIAEAQRLRLEAVYLGYWIKNCKKMSYKTQYRPIELLINQRWVILN, encoded by the coding sequence ATGACCGAGTTGGCGCGTTTGAAGTTTTATGCCACTCAGCCCCACTCTTGCAGTTATCTGCCCGAGGAGCAGGCCACGACCTTGTTCCTCGACCCTAGTCAGCCCATGGATGTGCATGTCTATGCAGACCTGTCTGAAATGGGTTTTCGTCGCAGCGGCGATCATCTTTACCGGCCTCATTGTCAGAATTGCAATGCGTGTGTACCGGCGCGCATCCCCGTGGCGCAATTTACGCCCAACCGTCAGCAAAAACGCATTTTCAAGCGCAACGCCGACTTGCAGATACGACCCGCCAAACCCAAGTTCAGCGAAGAATACTTCGACCTGTATCAGCGCTACATCGAACAACGGCATGCAGACGGCGACATGTACCCGCCGAGCCGAGACCAGTTCTCGACCTTCCTGGTGCGTGACCTGCCGTTTTCCCGTTTCTACGAATTTCGCCTGGATAGCCAACTGTTGGCGGTGGCCGTCACCGACTTGCTGCCGAACGGTCTTTCGGCGGTCTACACCTTCTACGAACCCTCTGAAGAACGACGCAGCCTGGGACGCTACGCGATCCTCTGGCAAATCGCCGAGGCCCAACGGCTGCGGCTGGAAGCGGTCTACCTGGGTTACTGGATCAAAAACTGCAAAAAGATGAGCTACAAGACCCAATATCGCCCTATCGAACTGCTGATTAATCAGCGCTGGGTCATCCTGAACTAG
- the clpS gene encoding ATP-dependent Clp protease adapter ClpS has product MHAISQIRLTFNQDRPDLHDDDSAGIAVQEAKPALQAPPMYKVVLFNDDYTPMDFVVEVLEVFFNLNRELATKVMLAVHTEGRAVCGVFTRDIAETKAMQVNQYARESQHPLLCEIEKDG; this is encoded by the coding sequence ATGCATGCAATCAGCCAGATTCGACTAACATTCAATCAGGATCGCCCTGATTTACACGACGACGATTCCGCAGGCATTGCTGTTCAGGAGGCCAAGCCTGCTTTACAGGCGCCGCCGATGTACAAGGTGGTTTTGTTCAACGATGACTACACACCGATGGATTTCGTCGTCGAAGTGCTCGAGGTGTTTTTTAACCTGAATCGCGAGCTGGCGACCAAGGTCATGCTGGCCGTCCACACAGAAGGGCGGGCAGTATGTGGAGTGTTTACCCGCGACATTGCCGAGACCAAGGCCATGCAGGTCAACCAGTACGCCAGGGAAAGCCAGCATCCGCTACTCTGTGAAATCGAGAAGGACGGTTAA
- the icd gene encoding NADP-dependent isocitrate dehydrogenase, with product MGYKKIQVPAVGDKITVNADHSLNVPNNPIIPFIEGDGIGVDISPVMIKVVDAAVKKAYGGERKISWMEVYAGEKATQVYDQDTWLPQETLDAVKDYVVSIKGPLTTPVGGGIRSLNVALRQQLDLYVCLRPVRWFEGVPSPVKKPGDVDMTIFRENSEDIYAGIEWKAGSPEATKVIKFLKDEMGVTKIRFDENCGIGIKPVSLQGTKRLARKALQYVVDNDRDSLTIVHKGNIMKFTEGAFKEWAYEVAAEEFGATLLDGGPWMQFKNPKTGKNVIVKDAIADAMLQQILLRPAEYDVIATLNLNGDYLSDALAAEVGGIGIAPGANLSDTIAMFEATHGTAPKYAGKDQVNPGSLILSAEMMLRHMGWTEAADLIIKGTNGAISAKTVTYDFERLMEGAKLVSSSGFGDALISHM from the coding sequence ATGGGATACAAGAAGATTCAGGTTCCAGCCGTCGGCGACAAAATCACCGTCAACGCGGACCATTCTCTCAATGTTCCTAACAACCCGATCATCCCCTTCATCGAAGGCGATGGTATTGGCGTTGATATCAGCCCGGTCATGATCAAGGTTGTCGATGCTGCTGTTAAGAAGGCTTACGGCGGCGAGCGCAAAATTTCCTGGATGGAAGTCTACGCCGGGGAAAAAGCGACTCAGGTTTACGATCAGGACACCTGGCTGCCTCAGGAAACCCTGGACGCAGTCAAGGATTACGTGGTTTCCATCAAGGGCCCTCTGACCACGCCGGTCGGCGGCGGCATTCGTTCCCTGAACGTGGCCCTGCGTCAGCAACTCGACCTTTATGTCTGCCTGCGCCCCGTGCGTTGGTTCGAAGGCGTGCCTAGCCCGGTCAAGAAGCCAGGCGACGTCGACATGACGATCTTCCGTGAGAACTCGGAAGACATCTACGCCGGTATCGAGTGGAAAGCCGGTTCGCCGGAAGCGACCAAGGTCATCAAGTTCCTTAAGGATGAAATGGGCGTCACCAAGATCCGATTCGACGAAAACTGCGGTATCGGCATCAAGCCGGTTTCGCTGCAAGGTACCAAGCGTCTGGCGCGAAAAGCTCTGCAGTATGTGGTCGACAATGACCGCGACTCGCTGACCATCGTGCACAAAGGCAACATCATGAAGTTCACCGAAGGTGCCTTCAAGGAATGGGCCTACGAAGTGGCGGCTGAAGAGTTCGGCGCGACCCTGCTCGATGGCGGTCCGTGGATGCAGTTCAAAAACCCGAAAACCGGCAAGAACGTTATTGTCAAAGATGCCATCGCCGACGCCATGCTCCAGCAGATCCTGCTGCGCCCGGCCGAATACGATGTGATCGCGACCCTGAACCTGAACGGCGACTACCTCTCTGACGCCCTGGCGGCGGAAGTGGGCGGTATCGGTATCGCACCGGGTGCCAACCTGTCTGACACCATCGCGATGTTCGAAGCGACCCACGGTACTGCGCCGAAGTACGCTGGCAAGGACCAGGTCAACCCGGGCTCGCTGATCCTGTCCGCAGAGATGATGCTTCGTCACATGGGCTGGACCGAAGCGGCCGACCTGATCATCAAGGGCACCAACGGCGCGATCTCCGCGAAGACCGTGACCTATGACTTCGAGCGTCTGATGGAGGGCGCGAAGCTGGTGTCGTCGTCCGGTTTTGGCGATGCACTGATTTCGCACATGTAA
- the infA gene encoding translation initiation factor IF-1 — MSKEDSFEMEGTVVDTLPNTMFRVELENGHVVTAHISGKMRKNYIRILTGDKVRVELTPYDLSKGRITYRAR; from the coding sequence ATGTCGAAAGAAGACAGCTTCGAAATGGAAGGCACTGTCGTCGACACCCTGCCCAACACCATGTTTCGCGTGGAGTTGGAAAATGGGCACGTCGTAACCGCGCATATCTCCGGCAAGATGCGCAAGAACTACATTCGTATTCTTACCGGTGACAAAGTGCGCGTCGAGCTGACGCCCTATGACTTGAGCAAAGGGCGCATCACTTACCGCGCTCGCTAA